From Sphingomonas hengshuiensis, one genomic window encodes:
- the leuD gene encoding 3-isopropylmalate dehydratase small subunit, with protein sequence MEPFTTLNSVAAPLPVADIDTDILFPARFLLITGKDGLGRYAFHDWRFDAEGRELDFVLSRAPWDRARILVTGANFGCGSSREHAPWALHALGIRCVIAPSFGEIFQGNCFKNGMLPITLGSEPHKRLLAEAEAGRALTVDLPAGAIRLADGAAIGFDVPPRQRDSLVNGWDEIDLIRARHADAIRAFQLHQQAVQPWLWTADTQEPNHG encoded by the coding sequence ATGGAACCCTTCACCACGCTGAACTCGGTTGCGGCACCGCTGCCGGTGGCCGATATCGACACCGACATCCTGTTCCCCGCGCGCTTCCTGTTGATCACCGGCAAGGATGGGCTGGGGCGATACGCCTTTCACGACTGGCGGTTCGATGCCGAGGGGCGCGAGCTGGATTTCGTCCTGTCGCGCGCGCCCTGGGACCGGGCGCGGATACTCGTCACCGGCGCCAATTTCGGCTGCGGATCGAGTCGCGAGCACGCGCCCTGGGCGCTGCACGCGCTCGGGATACGCTGCGTCATCGCGCCCAGCTTCGGCGAGATATTCCAGGGCAATTGCTTCAAGAACGGGATGTTGCCGATCACGCTGGGCAGCGAACCCCATAAGCGGTTGCTGGCCGAAGCGGAGGCGGGGCGCGCGCTTACCGTCGATCTGCCCGCCGGCGCGATCCGGCTGGCCGACGGCGCGGCGATCGGCTTCGACGTCCCCCCGCGCCAGCGCGACTCGCTGGTCAATGGCTGGGATGAGATCGACTTGATCCGCGCCCGCCACGCCGACGCGATCCGCGCGTTCCAGCTTCACCAACAAGCGGT
- the leuC gene encoding 3-isopropylmalate dehydratase large subunit, whose protein sequence is MDAPKPAPRTLYEKLWDAHVVAPLDADSALLHIDRQLLHEVSSPQAFAEIEGKGLAVARPAAHLGLADHAVPTRNRDRPIADPKARAQVALHAENCARHGIDYLSLDDARQGIVHIVGPEQGFTLPGITLVCGDSHTATHGAFGALAFGIGTSECACVLATGVLPQRKARTMAVELRGRLGDGVGAKDVILALIARIGASGAAGHAIEYRGAAVAAMSMEARMTLCNMSIEAGSRTGLIAPDATTLAYVEGRPRAPKGADWTRAAAYWRTLSTDAGAAFDRVETFDVSRLAPMVTWGTSPDQGIAIDAGIPAPATVKDRQALDYMGLTAGQRLAGTPIDAVFIGSCTNSRIEDLRAAAAVVRGRRVAAGVQALVVPGSGLIKRQAEEEGLDRVFTDAGFSWRDAGCSLCVAMNDDRLASGTRCASTSNRNFEGRQGAGARTHLMSPAMAAAAAVTGRIVDVRTLG, encoded by the coding sequence ATGGATGCCCCGAAGCCCGCGCCGCGCACGCTGTACGAGAAATTGTGGGATGCGCATGTCGTCGCCCCGCTCGATGCCGACAGCGCGCTGCTCCATATCGATCGGCAGTTGCTCCACGAAGTGAGCAGCCCGCAGGCCTTTGCCGAGATCGAGGGCAAGGGGCTGGCGGTCGCGCGCCCCGCCGCGCATCTGGGGCTGGCCGACCATGCCGTGCCGACGCGCAACCGCGACCGGCCGATCGCCGATCCCAAGGCGCGGGCACAGGTGGCGCTGCATGCCGAGAATTGCGCGCGGCACGGGATCGACTATCTGTCGCTCGACGATGCGCGGCAGGGGATCGTCCATATCGTCGGCCCCGAACAGGGCTTTACGCTGCCCGGCATCACGTTGGTCTGCGGCGACAGCCATACCGCGACGCACGGCGCGTTCGGCGCGCTGGCGTTCGGGATCGGCACCAGCGAATGCGCCTGTGTGCTGGCGACGGGGGTGCTGCCGCAGCGCAAGGCGCGGACGATGGCGGTGGAACTGCGCGGACGGCTGGGCGATGGGGTGGGGGCCAAGGACGTGATCCTGGCGCTGATCGCGCGCATCGGCGCATCGGGCGCTGCGGGGCACGCGATCGAGTATCGCGGCGCGGCGGTTGCGGCGATGTCGATGGAGGCGCGGATGACGCTGTGCAACATGAGCATCGAGGCGGGATCGCGCACCGGGCTGATCGCGCCCGACGCGACGACGCTCGCCTATGTCGAGGGGCGCCCACGCGCGCCCAAGGGGGCGGACTGGACGCGCGCCGCCGCCTATTGGCGGACGCTTTCCACCGATGCCGGGGCGGCGTTCGACCGCGTGGAGACGTTCGACGTCTCGCGGCTCGCACCGATGGTGACATGGGGCACCAGCCCCGATCAGGGGATCGCCATCGACGCCGGAATCCCCGCGCCGGCGACCGTCAAGGACCGGCAGGCGCTGGACTATATGGGGCTGACCGCCGGGCAGAGGCTCGCGGGGACGCCGATCGACGCGGTGTTTATCGGAAGCTGTACCAACAGCCGGATCGAGGATTTGCGCGCCGCCGCCGCGGTGGTGCGCGGGCGCCGGGTTGCGGCGGGCGTGCAGGCGCTGGTCGTCCCCGGATCGGGGCTGATCAAGCGGCAGGCGGAGGAGGAGGGGCTGGACCGGGTGTTCACCGATGCCGGCTTTTCGTGGCGCGATGCGGGCTGTTCGCTGTGCGTCGCGATGAACGACGATCGGCTGGCCAGCGGCACGCGCTGCGCCTCCACTTCCAACCGCAATTTCGAAGGGCGGCAGGGCGCGGGGGCGCGCACCCACCTGATGAGCCCGGCCATGGCGGCGGCGGCGGCAGTGACCGGGCGCATCGTCGACGTGCGGACGCTGGGCTGA